Proteins co-encoded in one Rhopalosiphum maidis isolate BTI-1 chromosome 2, ASM367621v3, whole genome shotgun sequence genomic window:
- the LOC113554352 gene encoding dynamin isoform X4, producing the protein MAGNMGMEQLIPIVNKLQDAFTQLGVHMQLDLPQIAVVGGQSAGKSSVLENFVGRDFLPRGSGIVTRRPLILQLINSTLEYGEFLHCKGKKFADFDEIRREIENETDRMTGSNKGISNIPINLRVYSPNVLNLTLVDLPGMTKVPVGDQPPDIEHQIRSMLFTFVKRDNCLILAVTPANQDLANSDALKISKEVDPEGMRTIGVITKLDLMDEGTDARDILENKLLPLRRGYIGVVNRSQKDIDGRKDIKAALSAERKFFLGHPAYRHMADRLGTPYLQRVLNQQLTNHIRDTLPGLRDKLQKQLLTLEKDVEQFKYFRPDDPAIKTKAMLQMIQQLQSDFERTIEGSGSAQINTNELSGGAKINRLFHERFPFEIVKMEIDEKELRREIAFAIRNIHGIRVGLFTPDMAFEAIVKKQIARLKEPSLKCTDLVVNELSNVVRICTDKMSRYPRLREETERIITSYIRNREQMCKEQLILLVECELAYMNTNHEDFIGFANAQQSSDNSNKTHKLGNQVIRKGWMCIHNLGIMKGGSRDYWFVLMSENISWFKDEEEREKKYMLPLDGLKIKDVEQGFMSRRHTFALFNPEGRNVYKDYKQLELSCETQDDVDSWKASFLRAGVYPEKSSDVSNSDEDGRESSTESTTSMDPVLERQVETIRNLVDSYMKIVTKSCRDLVPKIIMHLIINNSKDFINGELLAHLYASGDQSQMMEESAEEAVKREEMMRMYQACKEALRIIGDVSMATVTTPVPPPVKNDWLASSLDNPRLSPPSPGGAGRRGVPSNPTPANAASRAPPPPPASGRPAPAIPNRPGPEQGRQPPAPPGRPGGQGLPPPLIPSRGSMPQIPQRVQQAVGQAVAQVAVNELTNAFANRFK; encoded by the exons ggaTTTTCTTCCAAGAGGTTCTGGAATTGTAACTCGTCGTCCTCTTATTCTTCAATTGATTAATAGTACATTgg aatatggAGAATTTCTTCATTGCAAAGGAAAAAAGTTTGcagattttgatgaaattagaCGTGAAATAGAAAATGAAACCGATCGCATGACTGGATCTAATAAAGGAATTTCAAACATACCAATAAATTTGAGGGTATATTCTCCTAATG TGTTGAACCTGACCCTTGTTGATTTGCCTGGTATGACAAAAGTACCTGTTGGGGACCAACCTCCCGACATAGAGCATCAAATAAGATCAATGTTATTCACTTTTGTTAAACGAGATAATTGCCTGATTTTGGCTGTAACGCCAGCTAACCAGGATTTGGCCAACAGTGATGcattaaaaatttctaaagaAGTGGACCCTGAAG GTATGCGAACTATTGGTGTCATAACAAAATTGGATCTGATGGATGAAGGAACTGATGCTAGAGACATATTGGAGAATAAGCTTTTGCCTCTTAGACGTGGTTACATTGGTGTAGTAAACAGAAGTCAGAAAGATATCGATGGTCGTAAAGATATAAAAGCTGCTTTGAGCGCagaaagaaaattttttttggg GCACCCAGCTTATAGACACATGGCTGACAGACTTGGCACACCTTATTTGCAAAGAGTTTTGAATCAACAGCTCACAAATCATATTAGAGATACATTGCCAGGGCTTAGGGATAAATTACaa AAACAATTACTTACATTAGAAAAAGATGTGGaacagtttaaatattttaggccAGATGATCCCGCCATTAAAACCAAAGCAATGTTACA AATGATTCAACAACTTCAATCTGATTTTGAACGCACAATTGAAGGTTCTGGTTCTGCTCAGATAAATACCAATGAACTATCTGGAGGTGCTAAAATTAATCGTTTGTTCCACGAACGTTTCCCATTTGAAATTGTGAAAATGGAAATTGATGAAAAAGAACTAAGGAGAGAAATAGCATTTGCCATCAGAAACATTCATG gtataagagTGGGCTTATTTACACCTGATATGGCATTTGAAGCTATtgtgaaaaaacaaattgctAGATTGAAAGAACCATCACTGAAATGTACTGATCTCGTTGTTAATGAATTATCTAACGTAGTTAGAATTTGTACAGATAAG atgTCCAGGTATCCACGTTTACGAGAAGAAACAGAACGTATAATTACATCATATATTCGTAATCGTGAACAAATGTGTAAAGAACAGTTAATCTTATTGGTTGAATGTGAACTAGCCTATATGAATACAAACCATGAAGATTTTATTGGATTCGCAAA tgCACAACAGTCATCTGATAACTCTAACAAAACTCATAAGCTTGGCAATCAGGTAATACGTAAAGGATGgatgtgtatacataatttgggCATTATGAAAGGAGGATCTAGGGATTATTGGTTTGTTTTAATGTCTGAAAACATCTCATGGTTCAAAGATGAAGAG GAAAGAGAAAAGAAATATATGTTACCATTAGATGGATTGAAAATCAAAGACGTTGAACAAGGTTTTATGTCACGTCGCCATACATTTGCGCTATTTAATCCAGAAGGCCGTAATGTTTACAAG gactACAAACAGCTTGAATTGAGTTGTGAAACACAAGATGATGTAGATTCTTGGAAGGCATCATTTTTACGTGCAGGTGTTTATCCAGAAAAGTCATCAGATGTATCTAACAGTGATGAg GATGGTCGTGAG AGCAGTACAGAATCAACTACATCTATGGATCCAGTTTTGGAAAGACAAGTGGAGACTATAAGAAATTTAGTTGATTCATATATGAAAATTGTTACAAAATCTTGTCGTGATCTAGtccctaaaattattatgcatttgatCATAAACAACTcaaaagattttataaatggaGAACTATTAGCTCATCTATATGCATCTGGTGATCag tctCAAATGATGGAAGAAAGTGCAGAAGAAGCCGTAAAACGTGAAGAAATGATGCGCATGTATCAAGCATGTAAAGAAGCATTGAGAATTATTGGTGATGTTTCAATGGCTACTGTTACCACACCCGTTCCACCACCAGTCAAGAATGATTGGCTTGCATCTAGTCTTGATAACCCAag gtTGTCTCCACCAAGTCCCGGTGGTGCTGGACGTAGAGGTGTACCTTCTAACCCAACACCTGCAAATGCTGCATCAAGAGCACCTCCTCCACCTCCAGCTTCGGGAAGACCAGCTCCAGCAATACCTAATAGACCTGGGCCTGAGCAGGGACGACAACCTCCTGCTCCACCTGGTAGGCCTGGTGGCCAGGGACTTCCTCCTCCTTTAATTCCTTC GCGAGGATCAATGCCGCAAATACCGCAACGTGTACAGCAAGCTGTCGGCCAAGCTGTGGCACAAGTAGCTGTCAATGAGCTTACCAATGCTTTTGCCAACCGTTTCAAATAA
- the LOC113554352 gene encoding dynamin isoform X6, whose product MAGNMGMEQLIPIVNKLQDAFTQLGVHMQLDLPQIAVVGGQSAGKSSVLENFVGRDFLPRGSGIVTRRPLILQLINSTLEYGEFLHCKGKKFADFDEIRREIENETDRMTGSNKGISNIPINLRVYSPNVLNLTLVDLPGMTKVPVGDQPPDIEHQIRSMLFTFVKRDNCLILAVTPANQDLANSDALKISKEVDPEGMRTIGVITKLDLMDEGTDARDILENKLLPLRRGYIGVVNRSQKDIDGRKDIKAALSAERKFFLGHPAYRHMADRLGTPYLQRVLNQQLTNHIRDTLPGLRDKLQKQLLTLEKDVEQFKYFRPDDPAIKTKAMLQMIQQLQSDFERTIEGSGSAQINTNELSGGAKINRLFHERFPFEIVKMEIDEKELRREIAFAIRNIHGIRVGLFTPDMAFEAIVKKQIARLKEPSLKCTDLVVNELSNVVRICTDKMSRYPRLREETERIITSYIRNREQMCKEQLILLVECELAYMNTNHEDFIGFANAQQSSDNSNKTHKLGNQVIRKGWMCIHNLGIMKGGSRDYWFVLMSENISWFKDEEEREKKYMLPLDGLKIKDVEQGFMSRRHTFALFNPEGRNVYKDYKQLELSCETQDDVDSWKASFLRAGVYPEKSSDVSNSDESSTESTTSMDPVLERQVETIRNLVDSYMKIVTKSCRDLVPKIIMHLIINNSKDFINGELLAHLYASGDQSQMMEESAEEAVKREEMMRMYQACKEALRIIGDVSMATVTTPVPPPVKNDWLASSLDNPRLSPPSPGGAGRRGVPSNPTPANAASRAPPPPPASGRPAPAIPNRPGPEQGRQPPAPPGRPGGQGLPPPLIPSRGSMPQIPQRVQQAVGQAVAQVAVNELTNAFANRFK is encoded by the exons ggaTTTTCTTCCAAGAGGTTCTGGAATTGTAACTCGTCGTCCTCTTATTCTTCAATTGATTAATAGTACATTgg aatatggAGAATTTCTTCATTGCAAAGGAAAAAAGTTTGcagattttgatgaaattagaCGTGAAATAGAAAATGAAACCGATCGCATGACTGGATCTAATAAAGGAATTTCAAACATACCAATAAATTTGAGGGTATATTCTCCTAATG TGTTGAACCTGACCCTTGTTGATTTGCCTGGTATGACAAAAGTACCTGTTGGGGACCAACCTCCCGACATAGAGCATCAAATAAGATCAATGTTATTCACTTTTGTTAAACGAGATAATTGCCTGATTTTGGCTGTAACGCCAGCTAACCAGGATTTGGCCAACAGTGATGcattaaaaatttctaaagaAGTGGACCCTGAAG GTATGCGAACTATTGGTGTCATAACAAAATTGGATCTGATGGATGAAGGAACTGATGCTAGAGACATATTGGAGAATAAGCTTTTGCCTCTTAGACGTGGTTACATTGGTGTAGTAAACAGAAGTCAGAAAGATATCGATGGTCGTAAAGATATAAAAGCTGCTTTGAGCGCagaaagaaaattttttttggg GCACCCAGCTTATAGACACATGGCTGACAGACTTGGCACACCTTATTTGCAAAGAGTTTTGAATCAACAGCTCACAAATCATATTAGAGATACATTGCCAGGGCTTAGGGATAAATTACaa AAACAATTACTTACATTAGAAAAAGATGTGGaacagtttaaatattttaggccAGATGATCCCGCCATTAAAACCAAAGCAATGTTACA AATGATTCAACAACTTCAATCTGATTTTGAACGCACAATTGAAGGTTCTGGTTCTGCTCAGATAAATACCAATGAACTATCTGGAGGTGCTAAAATTAATCGTTTGTTCCACGAACGTTTCCCATTTGAAATTGTGAAAATGGAAATTGATGAAAAAGAACTAAGGAGAGAAATAGCATTTGCCATCAGAAACATTCATG gtataagagTGGGCTTATTTACACCTGATATGGCATTTGAAGCTATtgtgaaaaaacaaattgctAGATTGAAAGAACCATCACTGAAATGTACTGATCTCGTTGTTAATGAATTATCTAACGTAGTTAGAATTTGTACAGATAAG atgTCCAGGTATCCACGTTTACGAGAAGAAACAGAACGTATAATTACATCATATATTCGTAATCGTGAACAAATGTGTAAAGAACAGTTAATCTTATTGGTTGAATGTGAACTAGCCTATATGAATACAAACCATGAAGATTTTATTGGATTCGCAAA tgCACAACAGTCATCTGATAACTCTAACAAAACTCATAAGCTTGGCAATCAGGTAATACGTAAAGGATGgatgtgtatacataatttgggCATTATGAAAGGAGGATCTAGGGATTATTGGTTTGTTTTAATGTCTGAAAACATCTCATGGTTCAAAGATGAAGAG GAAAGAGAAAAGAAATATATGTTACCATTAGATGGATTGAAAATCAAAGACGTTGAACAAGGTTTTATGTCACGTCGCCATACATTTGCGCTATTTAATCCAGAAGGCCGTAATGTTTACAAG gactACAAACAGCTTGAATTGAGTTGTGAAACACAAGATGATGTAGATTCTTGGAAGGCATCATTTTTACGTGCAGGTGTTTATCCAGAAAAGTCATCAGATGTATCTAACAGTGATGAg AGCAGTACAGAATCAACTACATCTATGGATCCAGTTTTGGAAAGACAAGTGGAGACTATAAGAAATTTAGTTGATTCATATATGAAAATTGTTACAAAATCTTGTCGTGATCTAGtccctaaaattattatgcatttgatCATAAACAACTcaaaagattttataaatggaGAACTATTAGCTCATCTATATGCATCTGGTGATCag tctCAAATGATGGAAGAAAGTGCAGAAGAAGCCGTAAAACGTGAAGAAATGATGCGCATGTATCAAGCATGTAAAGAAGCATTGAGAATTATTGGTGATGTTTCAATGGCTACTGTTACCACACCCGTTCCACCACCAGTCAAGAATGATTGGCTTGCATCTAGTCTTGATAACCCAag gtTGTCTCCACCAAGTCCCGGTGGTGCTGGACGTAGAGGTGTACCTTCTAACCCAACACCTGCAAATGCTGCATCAAGAGCACCTCCTCCACCTCCAGCTTCGGGAAGACCAGCTCCAGCAATACCTAATAGACCTGGGCCTGAGCAGGGACGACAACCTCCTGCTCCACCTGGTAGGCCTGGTGGCCAGGGACTTCCTCCTCCTTTAATTCCTTC GCGAGGATCAATGCCGCAAATACCGCAACGTGTACAGCAAGCTGTCGGCCAAGCTGTGGCACAAGTAGCTGTCAATGAGCTTACCAATGCTTTTGCCAACCGTTTCAAATAA
- the LOC113554352 gene encoding dynamin isoform X1: protein MAGNMGMEQLIPIVNKLQDAFTQLGVHMQLDLPQIAVVGGQSAGKSSVLENFVGRDFLPRGSGIVTRRPLILQLINSTLEYGEFLHCKGKKFADFDEIRREIENETDRMTGSNKGISNIPINLRVYSPNVLNLTLVDLPGMTKVPVGDQPPDIEHQIRSMLFTFVKRDNCLILAVTPANQDLANSDALKISKEVDPEGMRTIGVITKLDLMDEGTDARDILENKLLPLRRGYIGVVNRSQKDIDGRKDIKAALSAERKFFLGHPAYRHMADRLGTPYLQRVLNQQLTNHIRDTLPGLRDKLQKQLLTLEKDVEQFKYFRPDDPAIKTKAMLQMIQQLQSDFERTIEGSGSAQINTNELSGGAKINRLFHERFPFEIVKMEIDEKELRREIAFAIRNIHGIRVGLFTPDMAFEAIVKKQIARLKEPSLKCTDLVVNELSNVVRICTDKMSRYPRLREETERIITSYIRNREQMCKEQLILLVECELAYMNTNHEDFIGFAKYVTIDCILTIMKIINLLCIIILYCSAQQSSDNSNKTHKLGNQVIRKGWMCIHNLGIMKGGSRDYWFVLMSENISWFKDEEEREKKYMLPLDGLKIKDVEQGFMSRRHTFALFNPEGRNVYKDYKQLELSCETQDDVDSWKASFLRAGVYPEKSSDVSNSDEDGRESSTESTTSMDPVLERQVETIRNLVDSYMKIVTKSCRDLVPKIIMHLIINNSKDFINGELLAHLYASGDQSQMMEESAEEAVKREEMMRMYQACKEALRIIGDVSMATVTTPVPPPVKNDWLASSLDNPRLSPPSPGGAGRRGVPSNPTPANAASRAPPPPPASGRPAPAIPNRPGPEQGRQPPAPPGRPGGQGLPPPLIPSRGSMPQIPQRVQQAVGQAVAQVAVNELTNAFANRFK, encoded by the exons ggaTTTTCTTCCAAGAGGTTCTGGAATTGTAACTCGTCGTCCTCTTATTCTTCAATTGATTAATAGTACATTgg aatatggAGAATTTCTTCATTGCAAAGGAAAAAAGTTTGcagattttgatgaaattagaCGTGAAATAGAAAATGAAACCGATCGCATGACTGGATCTAATAAAGGAATTTCAAACATACCAATAAATTTGAGGGTATATTCTCCTAATG TGTTGAACCTGACCCTTGTTGATTTGCCTGGTATGACAAAAGTACCTGTTGGGGACCAACCTCCCGACATAGAGCATCAAATAAGATCAATGTTATTCACTTTTGTTAAACGAGATAATTGCCTGATTTTGGCTGTAACGCCAGCTAACCAGGATTTGGCCAACAGTGATGcattaaaaatttctaaagaAGTGGACCCTGAAG GTATGCGAACTATTGGTGTCATAACAAAATTGGATCTGATGGATGAAGGAACTGATGCTAGAGACATATTGGAGAATAAGCTTTTGCCTCTTAGACGTGGTTACATTGGTGTAGTAAACAGAAGTCAGAAAGATATCGATGGTCGTAAAGATATAAAAGCTGCTTTGAGCGCagaaagaaaattttttttggg GCACCCAGCTTATAGACACATGGCTGACAGACTTGGCACACCTTATTTGCAAAGAGTTTTGAATCAACAGCTCACAAATCATATTAGAGATACATTGCCAGGGCTTAGGGATAAATTACaa AAACAATTACTTACATTAGAAAAAGATGTGGaacagtttaaatattttaggccAGATGATCCCGCCATTAAAACCAAAGCAATGTTACA AATGATTCAACAACTTCAATCTGATTTTGAACGCACAATTGAAGGTTCTGGTTCTGCTCAGATAAATACCAATGAACTATCTGGAGGTGCTAAAATTAATCGTTTGTTCCACGAACGTTTCCCATTTGAAATTGTGAAAATGGAAATTGATGAAAAAGAACTAAGGAGAGAAATAGCATTTGCCATCAGAAACATTCATG gtataagagTGGGCTTATTTACACCTGATATGGCATTTGAAGCTATtgtgaaaaaacaaattgctAGATTGAAAGAACCATCACTGAAATGTACTGATCTCGTTGTTAATGAATTATCTAACGTAGTTAGAATTTGTACAGATAAG atgTCCAGGTATCCACGTTTACGAGAAGAAACAGAACGTATAATTACATCATATATTCGTAATCGTGAACAAATGTGTAAAGAACAGTTAATCTTATTGGTTGAATGTGAACTAGCCTATATGAATACAAACCATGAAGATTTTATTGGATTCGCAAAGTATGTAACAATTGACTGTATTTTAAccataatgaaaattattaatttattatgtattataatattgtattgtagtgCACAACAGTCATCTGATAACTCTAACAAAACTCATAAGCTTGGCAATCAGGTAATACGTAAAGGATGgatgtgtatacataatttgggCATTATGAAAGGAGGATCTAGGGATTATTGGTTTGTTTTAATGTCTGAAAACATCTCATGGTTCAAAGATGAAGAG GAAAGAGAAAAGAAATATATGTTACCATTAGATGGATTGAAAATCAAAGACGTTGAACAAGGTTTTATGTCACGTCGCCATACATTTGCGCTATTTAATCCAGAAGGCCGTAATGTTTACAAG gactACAAACAGCTTGAATTGAGTTGTGAAACACAAGATGATGTAGATTCTTGGAAGGCATCATTTTTACGTGCAGGTGTTTATCCAGAAAAGTCATCAGATGTATCTAACAGTGATGAg GATGGTCGTGAG AGCAGTACAGAATCAACTACATCTATGGATCCAGTTTTGGAAAGACAAGTGGAGACTATAAGAAATTTAGTTGATTCATATATGAAAATTGTTACAAAATCTTGTCGTGATCTAGtccctaaaattattatgcatttgatCATAAACAACTcaaaagattttataaatggaGAACTATTAGCTCATCTATATGCATCTGGTGATCag tctCAAATGATGGAAGAAAGTGCAGAAGAAGCCGTAAAACGTGAAGAAATGATGCGCATGTATCAAGCATGTAAAGAAGCATTGAGAATTATTGGTGATGTTTCAATGGCTACTGTTACCACACCCGTTCCACCACCAGTCAAGAATGATTGGCTTGCATCTAGTCTTGATAACCCAag gtTGTCTCCACCAAGTCCCGGTGGTGCTGGACGTAGAGGTGTACCTTCTAACCCAACACCTGCAAATGCTGCATCAAGAGCACCTCCTCCACCTCCAGCTTCGGGAAGACCAGCTCCAGCAATACCTAATAGACCTGGGCCTGAGCAGGGACGACAACCTCCTGCTCCACCTGGTAGGCCTGGTGGCCAGGGACTTCCTCCTCCTTTAATTCCTTC GCGAGGATCAATGCCGCAAATACCGCAACGTGTACAGCAAGCTGTCGGCCAAGCTGTGGCACAAGTAGCTGTCAATGAGCTTACCAATGCTTTTGCCAACCGTTTCAAATAA
- the LOC113554352 gene encoding dynamin isoform X5 codes for MAGNMGMEQLIPIVNKLQDAFTQLGVHMQLDLPQIAVVGGQSAGKSSVLENFVGRDFLPRGSGIVTRRPLILQLINSTLEYGEFLHCKGKKFADFDEIRREIENETDRMTGSNKGISNIPINLRVYSPNVLNITMIDLPGLTKVPVGDQPADIEQQIKDMLFQFITKETCLILAVSPANADLATSDALQIAKQVDPDGMRTIGVITKLDLMDEGTDARDILENKLLPLRRGYIGVVNRSQKDIDGRKDIKAALSAERKFFLGHPAYRHMADRLGTPYLQRVLNQQLTNHIRDTLPGLRDKLQKQLLTLEKDVEQFKYFRPDDPAIKTKAMLQMIQQLQSDFERTIEGSGSAQINTNELSGGAKINRLFHERFPFEIVKMEIDEKELRREIAFAIRNIHGIRVGLFTPDMAFEAIVKKQIARLKEPSLKCTDLVVNELSNVVRICTDKMSRYPRLREETERIITSYIRNREQMCKEQLILLVECELAYMNTNHEDFIGFANAQQSSDNSNKTHKLGNQVIRKGWMCIHNLGIMKGGSRDYWFVLMSENISWFKDEEEREKKYMLPLDGLKIKDVEQGFMSRRHTFALFNPEGRNVYKDYKQLELSCETQDDVDSWKASFLRAGVYPEKSSDVSNSDEDGRESSTESTTSMDPVLERQVETIRNLVDSYMKIVTKSCRDLVPKIIMHLIINNSKDFINGELLAHLYASGDQSQMMEESAEEAVKREEMMRMYQACKEALRIIGDVSMATVTTPVPPPVKNDWLASSLDNPRLSPPSPGGAGRRGVPSNPTPANAASRAPPPPPASGRPAPAIPNRPGPEQGRQPPAPPGRPGGQGLPPPLIPSRGSMPQIPQRVQQAVGQAVAQVAVNELTNAFANRFK; via the exons ggaTTTTCTTCCAAGAGGTTCTGGAATTGTAACTCGTCGTCCTCTTATTCTTCAATTGATTAATAGTACATTgg aatatggAGAATTTCTTCATTGCAAAGGAAAAAAGTTTGcagattttgatgaaattagaCGTGAAATAGAAAATGAAACCGATCGCATGACTGGATCTAATAAAGGAATTTCAAACATACCAATAAATTTGAGGGTATATTCTCCTAATG TTTTAAACATCACTATGATCGACTTGCCTGGTTTGACAAAAGTGCCAGTGGGTGATCAACCAGCTGACATTGAACAACAAATCAAAGACATGCTGTTCCAATTTATCACAAAAGAAACTTGTCTTATACTGGCTGTTTCTCCAGCTAATGCCGATTTGGCTACTTCAGATGCCTTACAAATTGCAAAACAAGTTGACCCAGACG GTATGCGAACTATTGGTGTCATAACAAAATTGGATCTGATGGATGAAGGAACTGATGCTAGAGACATATTGGAGAATAAGCTTTTGCCTCTTAGACGTGGTTACATTGGTGTAGTAAACAGAAGTCAGAAAGATATCGATGGTCGTAAAGATATAAAAGCTGCTTTGAGCGCagaaagaaaattttttttggg GCACCCAGCTTATAGACACATGGCTGACAGACTTGGCACACCTTATTTGCAAAGAGTTTTGAATCAACAGCTCACAAATCATATTAGAGATACATTGCCAGGGCTTAGGGATAAATTACaa AAACAATTACTTACATTAGAAAAAGATGTGGaacagtttaaatattttaggccAGATGATCCCGCCATTAAAACCAAAGCAATGTTACA AATGATTCAACAACTTCAATCTGATTTTGAACGCACAATTGAAGGTTCTGGTTCTGCTCAGATAAATACCAATGAACTATCTGGAGGTGCTAAAATTAATCGTTTGTTCCACGAACGTTTCCCATTTGAAATTGTGAAAATGGAAATTGATGAAAAAGAACTAAGGAGAGAAATAGCATTTGCCATCAGAAACATTCATG gtataagagTGGGCTTATTTACACCTGATATGGCATTTGAAGCTATtgtgaaaaaacaaattgctAGATTGAAAGAACCATCACTGAAATGTACTGATCTCGTTGTTAATGAATTATCTAACGTAGTTAGAATTTGTACAGATAAG atgTCCAGGTATCCACGTTTACGAGAAGAAACAGAACGTATAATTACATCATATATTCGTAATCGTGAACAAATGTGTAAAGAACAGTTAATCTTATTGGTTGAATGTGAACTAGCCTATATGAATACAAACCATGAAGATTTTATTGGATTCGCAAA tgCACAACAGTCATCTGATAACTCTAACAAAACTCATAAGCTTGGCAATCAGGTAATACGTAAAGGATGgatgtgtatacataatttgggCATTATGAAAGGAGGATCTAGGGATTATTGGTTTGTTTTAATGTCTGAAAACATCTCATGGTTCAAAGATGAAGAG GAAAGAGAAAAGAAATATATGTTACCATTAGATGGATTGAAAATCAAAGACGTTGAACAAGGTTTTATGTCACGTCGCCATACATTTGCGCTATTTAATCCAGAAGGCCGTAATGTTTACAAG gactACAAACAGCTTGAATTGAGTTGTGAAACACAAGATGATGTAGATTCTTGGAAGGCATCATTTTTACGTGCAGGTGTTTATCCAGAAAAGTCATCAGATGTATCTAACAGTGATGAg GATGGTCGTGAG AGCAGTACAGAATCAACTACATCTATGGATCCAGTTTTGGAAAGACAAGTGGAGACTATAAGAAATTTAGTTGATTCATATATGAAAATTGTTACAAAATCTTGTCGTGATCTAGtccctaaaattattatgcatttgatCATAAACAACTcaaaagattttataaatggaGAACTATTAGCTCATCTATATGCATCTGGTGATCag tctCAAATGATGGAAGAAAGTGCAGAAGAAGCCGTAAAACGTGAAGAAATGATGCGCATGTATCAAGCATGTAAAGAAGCATTGAGAATTATTGGTGATGTTTCAATGGCTACTGTTACCACACCCGTTCCACCACCAGTCAAGAATGATTGGCTTGCATCTAGTCTTGATAACCCAag gtTGTCTCCACCAAGTCCCGGTGGTGCTGGACGTAGAGGTGTACCTTCTAACCCAACACCTGCAAATGCTGCATCAAGAGCACCTCCTCCACCTCCAGCTTCGGGAAGACCAGCTCCAGCAATACCTAATAGACCTGGGCCTGAGCAGGGACGACAACCTCCTGCTCCACCTGGTAGGCCTGGTGGCCAGGGACTTCCTCCTCCTTTAATTCCTTC GCGAGGATCAATGCCGCAAATACCGCAACGTGTACAGCAAGCTGTCGGCCAAGCTGTGGCACAAGTAGCTGTCAATGAGCTTACCAATGCTTTTGCCAACCGTTTCAAATAA